CATATCTGCCTAGTAGGTCTCgtattctttctcctccctctcctcagaGCACTTCCTGCTCTTTCCCTAATTGTTGGGCAGTAAGAGAGATGGGCAGATCAATCTATGTGAGTAAAGCTTGCAGAGAGCAGAAATAGATTTACTAACTTTGATGATGGCTTCTAGTGACTCCTTACCATACACATGACTGGGTCGCCATAAAGCCACCTGAGCCGATCACCTTAATAGGTTAAAAGACGACATCGAGAGATTTTAAGCAGaagtgatttcattttctttctctcactagTTACATGGTTAGCTCGTTCATGTGCTGATTTGTTATACCACATAGGGCTGGCTCATAGTCCTTGCCAGCCATCTGAAATCTTGATGGTGTCAGAAATGGATTGTCTCCTGGGAATGTATAAGAAAGGAGGCGTGAGCTCCTCCTCTTCAAGGACACTCTCTTCAATCCATTATCTCCTGCCTGTGTGCAATAGTCTAATGTATCAAAATACAGTGATTGAATAAAACTTCTATTTCAGATAATGAATGCATTGATTTAATAACGGATTTGTACTACATGGTATTATAGTTCCGTAAATGAACACTGAAATATTAAAATGGGAAAACTTACCATTGGTCCAAGTTAAATCATAGGCACTTCTTTTACTGGAAACCCTAATAAGATAACAACCCATTTgatacttaaaacaaaaaaatgtgttatataagTACTTAACattttctagctatttttaaGCCACCTGTTTTTCCTATCATAAGTACATCTGGCATCAGGCAAACAGACTACAGTCATGGACATGTGActaatttataatgtttttatattttcatttttttggcagACTAATCCAGGTTGATATATTAGTCTGGCTTTCAAAGATGACTCTTGAAATCTTGCACTCGTGCAacctttttacctttttctcttCCAAACCCTAGAATATTTTTGGCAAGTCCTAAAACTTAATTATAAAACAGTCAGGGAGACAGAAATGAACCCTTTCATGTTCTGTCCATCTAGTGCCCCTTCCAGAGCTAACTTCTAAACGGAATCATGAATTTGTTGTACCCAATGTTGATTTTGAAAGATCTTTGTACTTTcaatcattctttcttcctttggttTACTAGGCACATTGGCGCTTGTGTTTGCATCCTATTTTGAGAATTGCATTTTGTCTAAATGTAATGGAAGTTTAATAACTCAAGCCCGGCAGGAGAAGAATCAGTTGCTTGCCTTTGCCAAAGAAGTTTGAAGTTTTGAGCCATAAGGAATGGAAGCAAAACTGTGGTAGCTCTGTTTCTGCATCTTGAGTTAGAGAGGTCAAGTCTACTTATCTCCTCAGAGCTTTTTTTCAAATTCTAGATTTAGTGGGTATAAAGACGGTTTTGTTACATGGACATACTGCATAGTGGTGAGGTCTGGGCTGTTAGCATAGCCATCACCCGAATAGTGCACCTTGTAGGTACTAAGCAGTTTCTCatccctcactctcctcccaccctcccaccactGAGAGCGTCTTTTTGATCTGGCATCAAAAGGTGAGCCATCCCTAtttatggagatttttttttttttttttttttttttttttggaacggagtctctctttgtcgcccaggctggagtgcagtggcgcgatctcggctcactgcaacctctgcctcccaggttcaagcgattctcccgcctcggcctcttgagtaactgggactataggcgccgccaccacgcccagctaattttttctatttttagtagagacggggtttcaccgtgttagccaggatggtctccatctcctgacctcgtgatccgcccacctcagcctcccaaagtgccgggattagtGAGGCACCCTGCAATATTTATGGAGAATCTTTTGTCTCTTTACTGTTATCACTACAAATTTTATTCAGAAACCGatcgttgttgttgttattgttgttgttgttgttaaaatcCCCTTATGAACTGCTATGGTCAATCAACTACAACACTTTCTAGCAGACATAAGGTAAAAATGGGATGGCTCAGAATCGCCCAGATCCTTCACGGCCTCTCGACCGCCTCCTGTCAcgctcccgccgccgccgcctgggccaccgccaccgccaccgccacGACCACGGTCTGTAGACCCAGAACGACGCTCCCGGGATCGGGATCTTGATCTATGCTTCTTGCGACGCCGCCCATACAGCCCCCGCCGCAGCTCTCTGGAAATGGGCTTCAAATGCATGAGCCGCAGGAGCCGCGTCGTGAGCGTTCTCCCATGGCGGCAGGCTTCTCTGAAGTCCGTCTCAGGTGACGGCTGGGCGTGGCTCGGCTGTCCGTTAAACCAGCGGTTGTTCAAGTCAGTCACAGCCTTTCCGCATCTGCCTCACGGCGAAACTTGCCGTACACGCTCCCCACCAGGTGGCCTCTCAGCTTGTCACAGACGTTCGTCTCCTCAGCTTCCCCATACTTCTCCTCCATTTCTGTAAAAATCTCCTCAAAAAATTCATCAGTGTTCCTGCATCTCAGCATCGCTCACGGCACAGCGCAAACCGTCGGCCGACTGGGAAGAGTTCTGAGGGTTACGGGAAATGTTCAAGAGGCCAATGGTCTGGCTAAACGTCGGCTTATTGTGCAACCGAGAGCACCCGTCAGCATGACGACATGCTCCAATTTTGAAGTGAAATGAACAGCTGACTTTGTCTTTCTCGGTGCCGAAGATGGAGGCCGGATACTCCGCCGTGTCCCACCCGCCGACGCCCGCGGGAGACCTGTGGAGAATCTTAACTGCTGGGTTGAATATGTCatatgtttcctttaaaaatccacCAAAGGCCCCGAAGTAATGGACGTGTTTTTAATTAATCTAATATATAAATCATGCATCAGATATACTTCAAAACAGAGCAGCTAGCAGAACACCTTGAAAGATTcattagaaccttttttttttttttttacacacatGCAACTAAGTTAAATGTGGCAACTCAAAACTGAAATGAGAAATAGCGGGGTGCTTTATAGGTTGAGACTCAGGAACATGGGAATTCTAATCTTGTCTCTGTTTCTGACTGGTTTCGTGACTTTAATAATGTTTACGACATATTTCTAACTACTCCTCCTTCGGCCCAAAACCCAGAACAACGTTTAATAGAGCATTTTAAGCTTCTAAGAAAATGGCCCTAGTTCAGTTGACAGCAGTAAAGCGTTGCATTTGTAAATGTGAAGTTAGgttgcctggattcaaatcctggtcCCACCACAGCTGCTGCTTAACCTCGGGTTAATCCCCTACTGAAGAGTATTAGGTAGTCTTTTGCTATTATATATACCACCACAATGGACAtctttttacatatacatatgtttatgcatttaaataattatacacacacacacacatatatattcccaAAAGTAGACTTCTTCAATCTAAGAttaggtaaattttattttattttattttattgaattattttttatgtatgtttattttgagatagagtctcactttgttgcccaggctggagtgcagtggtgcaagctcggttcactgcaactccacctcctgggttcaagcaattctccctgcctcagccaccgggcctacctaatttttgtattttttagtagagatggattttcaccatgttggccaggatggtcttgaactcctgatctcaggtgatccgcccacctcggcctctcaaaatgctgggattacagacatgcgccaccacacctggccagattaggtgaattttaaattttcaggtaTATCGCTAAATAGCCCTCCAAAGTCCTTATACCAAATTTGtactcccaccgacagtgtataTAGGTTCTAAGTTCCCTACACCTTTCCCCACACTGTTAACtggcaattttaaattttaaaaattctcattagTCTCAAAGTGGAAAGATGgaatctcattttttattttctcacccttaattttaagtaaagattggcatcttttcatattttagtagcAATTAAGTTATAAAAATCCCATTCTCAATTTTCTGTTAGGTATTTTGTcttttgcttattgatttgcaAAGCTCTCAGTTGATTAAGATCTTTGTGAAacagaaaatttggaaagcaaTTTTGATTAACTTTAATCATGAAGgatatttataaatttgaaaactttattGCACTTGGCATTTCTGCCTGAGAAAAGACAAAATCTCCACAGACATGAACAGTGAAAATCCTTTGCTATGTAATACCAGAGTTATTACCATAATAatcattgaaataatttatatgtaaagaaaaatgcaaggaggagccaggcacagtgactcacgcctgtaatccaagcactttgggaagctgaggcaggtggagtgcttcagctcaagagtttgagaccagcctgggccacatgttgaaaacccatctctaccaaaaatacagaaaaattaactgggcatggtggcacgcacctgtagtcccagctactcaggaggctgagttgggaggatcacctgagctcagggaggttgaggctgcagtgagccatgattgtaccactgcattccagcctgggcaatagagtgagaccccatctcaaaagaaaagaaagaaagaattatattGGTAAATCTAAGGTGTGATCCCTGCCTTTAAAAAGTTTACAGTAAAAGACATACAACACATTCACACGAAATGCTGAGACAACACAAGGAACTAGTGCTGCAGGCCATACACGCTACAGCCTACCTCTAGTTGGAGTGATTAAAGAATGttacttaaaagaaaacacatgttTGAATAGGCAGAAAGATTCAGAAGAACAAAGGTATGAATCAAGTGAAAGAGACAGTAAATAGACAAAGGTAAATGGATTAGAGGCTTGTGTGGGGGACAGGGGAAAAGTTCAGCTATGAAAAGGTAGATTGGGGTCAAATTATTGAAGGCCTTGGCTGTCTGATTTAGCTTGCATTTTATGGTGAAGGAGCAACAATATTTTCAGGACTATTGACCTAATAAAATGAGCTTTTAGGATAATTTTGACATGTTAATAATAAAGGATGAATTAAAAATACTGTGTTGGGAAAGGGAATAACTAATATAGTCATACTTTCTATGGGAGAAAATCAACTAGTTTAAAGGAAAAGTGGCATGTGTTTTCCTCAGTTTATAGTACCTAAAGCTTCTATAGAACTGATGCTGTATGATACCAAGAAAGACTGATCCAAACCCAgaattttttgtgtatataatgAACATTTCAATACAGTGCCTTTTTATAAACCTGTGATTCAACTTTCATAttccttcactcactcattctGAAGATCATAAGCCTTTCCTTGTTGGATCTGGAATTCATACCAATTTTCTTGCAGACATGGAAATTCCAAACATACTATTGTCATTACACTTCATCTGTCATCTTTGGGAATGCCTTAATTTATTGTAATTTGGAGAAATGAGGTGATAGTAGAAAGAGCTCAGAATAATGGAAAGAAGGTGTTGGCTTCACAGAACTGGCAATTCTTTTCTTAGTTCATTTCCTTTACCTGTTGGTAAGGGTTAGTTATTAATGGAAGCCCCCTGTACTGCAACATGTAGCATTCACTCAACCAGTGTTTAGTGAGCATATACAATGTGCCACGTACTGAGCCAAGCACTaaggacagtttttaaaaaatagagctaATCCTAGCTCTTATGAAACCTACAACCTGATGGGACAAATATAAACAAGTCCACAACCTACTGCTGCTTCTCACATGTGACAAGGAGCTGGGCTCTTACCTTGAAAGTCACCTACATGAACAATACAACTTTGTTCGCCCATCTTCAGTTGACATCATGTACTCCTATGCTTACGTTTATTTGTGTACCAAGGTGTTTAATCCACTTCTGATGGATATAAGTGGATAgaaggaattaaaataataaatactggcAAGCTTGCTGTGAAATGCCAGATGTGCAAATGGCTATGGAGATCACCAAACAGTAAAACACAGAGACGATCTATAGCACTGAAGAGATGCCATAGCTGCATTGGCAAAGGCATACTTTCTAAAGTGAATAATAAGTACTAGATTGATGGCCCAGAGGGTAGGTACTGTGGGAACTTAGAAAAGGAAGCGTCACTTCCAGAAGGGGTGAGCTTTGTGCGGTGCCTCAAAGGATGGGGTGCATATGAATGGGTCGAGGAGATAGACTGTGTCATAGGAGAGCCTGAGTTAGTAACAGCCAAGGAGAGAAACCCAACACAAACGGACTTGTGCAGAAAGAGTCGTCCTAGGGCTTCAGGCATGGCTAGAGCCATGGGGTCCTACAATTTCAGTTgattcctctttctcccttcatcacctggctctgctttcctctACACTGGTTTCAGTGTCAACCTGACTGCACACGGTCGCCCCTCACATCTTCTGGCTTACATCCTACTCCCTAACTTAGCACCCCAAAACAAAAGATAAGCTCTCTTTCTCAACAGTTCTAagcacactcctgtaatcaccTGATTGGACCAATTTATATCATGTTCCTTTTATATCATGTTCCTATCCCTGAGGCAATCACTGTAGCTGGGAGGAGAGAATTCATTGATTGGCCAGGTCTGGGCTATGTGTCCACCCACAGAACAGAGGCAGGTGAGGTCAGCTCCATCTGAGCCATATCAGAACAAGATCAGCTCCCcagagaaaaaaactggaatGAGGTCACCAGAACAATAACAACCATAACAATCATCATTGCAAACACTCTAAAATAAAGAACTCACTATGTACCAGGTACTATTCTAAATAACTTTTACCTGTTACTTATTTGCTCCTAACTCCCCTGTCGGGTAGATAAtcatattatccccattttcagaTGGCGAAGCTGAGACATGGGCCAGTAAATGGCAGACCAGGGAGTTAATCCAGGCCATCCCACTGCCAAGTCCACGGTCTTATCCACTGTGTTTACACTAAAATTGACTTCTCTACACTCAGAAAAGAACTAACTAGTTCAAGCTAACTAGCACTCAGACTCAGAAATGAGCAGAGTAGATTTGGAGAACAACCAGAAGGCCAGCAATTCAGAAAGCCGGTGGTTTTAGTTTCTTCTCACAGCCAGGAAACCATATCCAGAAAGCTGGTAGACAGCTAGTGCTTATCTTCACCAGGTGGTGAAATTTTTACCAGACCCAGAAAACCACCAACTGAACTTCCAGGGAGAACAAAATAGTCACCACAGAAACCTGAATCATTCCCCAAAAGCTACCCCAGTCCAATCCTCTTGACAGCTTATGGTTTGCACTTTTACACAATTTACCAAGAACTGATTTCATAGCGATGCCTgatcctctttttctctcctgctttgAAACATCATTCATGGAACATACATAAATCTTAGTTAAAACTAacaatgtggccgggcgcgggggctcacgcctgtaatcccagcactttgggaggccgagacgggtggatcacgaggtcaggagatcgagaccatcctggctaacatggtgaaaccccgtctctactaaaaaacacaaaaaactagccgggcgaggtggcggcgcctgtagtcccagctactcgggaggctgaggcaggagaatggcgggaacccgggaggcggagcttgcagtgagctgagatccggccactgcactccagcctgggcgacagagcgagactccgtctcaaaaataaataaataaaataaaataaaactaacaatGCAGCGGCTGTAAGGGGCCGCGTCTCACAGCAGCCGCccgggccgggcatggtgttgggcaccgGACCCGCCTCGCCTGTCTCGGGGAGCCCAGGGTAAAGGCAGCAGTAATGCTAACGCTAGCAAGCAAACTGAAGCGTGACGATGGTCTCAAAGGGTCCCGGACAGCAGCCACAGCGTCCGACTCCACTCGGAGGGTTTCTGTCAGAGACGAATTGCTTGTTAAAGAGGTTGCAGAACTTGAAGCTAATTTACCTTGTACATGTAAAGTGCATTTTCCTGATCCAAACAAGCTTCATTGTTTTCAGCTAACAGTAACCCCAGGTGAGGGTTACTGCCAGGGTGGAAAATTTCAGTTTGAAACTGAAGTTCCCGATGCGTACAACAtggtgcctcccaaagtgaaatGCCTGACCAAGATCTGGCACCGCACCATCACAGAGACAGGGGAAATATGTCTGAGTTTACTGAGAGAACATTCAATGGATGGCACTGGCTGGGCTCCCACAAGAACATTAAAGGATGTCGTTTGGGGATTAAACTCTTTGTTTACTGATCTTTTGAATTTTGATGATCCACTGAATATTGTAGCTGCAAAACATCATTTGCGGGACAAGGAAGACTTCCGGAATAAAGTGGATGACTACATCAAGCGTTATGCCAGATGATAAAAGGGGACAACTGCAGGCCCTTGGACTGTGTCACAGTTTGTCTCTAACGTGAAACAGCAAGAGGTAGCCCCCTCCCGTGTCCTCATGCTCCCTCTCAGTCCCCCGGATTGCCCCAGTCCTGTGACCATGTTGCCCTGAAGAAGATCATCTTTAGGACTGCTCATTGTGGATGGAGAATTTCAACATAAATACGGCAAGAAAATGTGTTTGGGCTTCTGAAGAGTTGTCTGTTTACCTTAACATGTTTACTTTTTTGAACTTGTACTGTATAGGCTGTTGGTGAAATTCTTAAGAAGTTGTAatgaactcaaaaaaaaaaaaaaaaactgccgggcgcggtggctcaagcctgtaatcccagcactttgggaggccgagacgggcggatcacaaggtcaggagatcaagaccatcctggctatcaaggtgaaaccctgtctctactaaaaatacaaaaaactagccgggcgaggtggtgggcgtctgtagtcccagctacttgggaggctgaagcaggagaatggcgtaaacccgggaggcggagcttgcagtgagctgagaaccggccactgcactccagcctgggcgacagagccagactctgtctaaacaacaacaacaaaaaaaactaacaatgcatttaaaaacacacacagtcAAACGATTGCCAGTTTGGCATTGAGAAGCAGTAGACCTGGGCTTGAGCCTGTTTACTGTGCATTTCCTGATATAGAGAAAAGCAAGCACAGCTGAGAAAACGCCACAAAGCATTATATAGCGACAGCTCCTCGTGTGCTTCAGAAGAGAAATGGATACATTAGGAAaagtttttttccctttgatgTAGAATATGCTATCTTTTTAAATGGGAgttaactttaaataaataaaattcagccTGTAGACTTCAGAAAACTAACGTTGTATTTGACAGTGTCATTTCTGTGATCCCTGAAAGCATTTGGGGAGTTAACTTGGGCCTTCATCATGACTTTCCTTCATGGCATggaaagcacattttttttttatctctgttttattGATTTCCCCTTACTTCCTCCCACATGTTCCCTCTGCCAGCGGTTATCTCTGCCCCTTCTGCTCTCCCACATGCTGTGAGGGCAGGTGGACTTTCTCCTGTGTCTCTGCCTGCAGGTGGTCCAAGCGCCGCTGCCTTCTTGCTCCATTCTTGTTTGAAAACCTCTTCCTGTACAGTCTTCGAAAAGAAGATAAGCCAAAGGCCCTGGACCTACCTTCAAGAAGAGATCAGAAAGAGACTCCTGTTCCTATGCTGAACCatttgcagaatgtgcagtttgcagttagcatttttttttttttagagatgggtcttgctgtattgtccaggctggtatcgaactctggagctcaagcaatctgccctcctcagcctcccaaagggctaggattaaaGGCGCGGGCAACCGCGCTCAGCCTGCAGTTAGCATATTTTCAGTTGAACTTAGAGATGTTCCCCCTCCTTTCAGGACACAGAGTATATGAGCCTGGTAGATGAACAAaactgttttgtttacttttgggCTTTTTATTTCCCCAAAAGAGCCCTGAATAGTCAAATATCAGATGATTTGACACCCCCACCGCCCAACCACCATCCAAGATTTggaagtcttttttcttttaaacaaaattaataggccaggcttgatggctcatgcctgtaataccagcactttgggaggccgaagttggtggaccacttgaagtcaggagttcgagtctagcttggccaacatggtgaaactccacctctactaaaaatacaaaaattagccaggtatggtggcaggtgcctataattccagctacttgggaggctgaggcaggagaatcacttgaaccctggaggcggaggttgtggtgagccgagatcacgccatagctctccagcctgggcaacaaaagcaaaactccgtcttaaaaaataataatagttttatgtaaatacatatgtaGAAACTTGAAATACAGTATGCTTTGCAACATAAGAAGAAACATTGATAAGTATTTTTTACCATAAGTGtccattttgaccatttttagTGTTTTAGGAATTGCTTTTGAAACTGATTATGTTTGAAACATATAAGACtacaattagccgggcgcggtggctcaagcctgtaatcccagcactttgggaggccgagacgggcggatcacaaggtcaggagatcgagaccatcctggctaacacggtgaaaccccgtctctactaaaaatacaaaaaaactagccgggcgaggtagcgggcgcctgtagtcccagctactccggaggctgaggcaggagaatggcggagacccgggaggcggagcttgcagtgagctgagatccggccactgcactccagcccgggcggcagagcaagactccgtctcaaaaaaaaaacaaaaaactacaattGGAGAATCCCTAATATTAAAAAGTTGCCATGATTAAAAAGTTTTTCAGAATTTCTTCGTTAGTAAGATTTGGAAGCTTATAGCTTCTAGAGTTTATGTTTTTAGAACAAGAGGTGTGTTTGTGTGAAAGTGAGGTGGGGGTTCACGAAATGAATGCAAAAATTGtgtgcacatatacatatgtttgcGTTCTAGAGAAAGCCTTGGTAGCTTTTAATCAATTCTCAAGAGGGTTCATGACACAAAGAATTCCCAATTTGCCTGTCTCACTTTCCTTCCCACACCCACCCTGTCTTATCGGTAGTAGCTAGCTTGCTCTCTCCTGCCAGCTGCCTATTTATTCCTTCCCAGATGAATTGTCCTCCTTGTTTTCTGACCGAGCCACGCTGAGCAAGGAGAACTCAAGAGCTGGTGCCCTGGTGGGGATGTCAGGTAGATGGCAAGACTGCTGGGAGCAACTCAGTGGGTCCCCTCCGGGTGAGCTGTTTGGAAGGTGGACGGCTTCCCCTGCCCAACCCCGACCAGGAAATGTGGGCAGTCCAAGATGCCGCTCTGCAGTCAAACTTTTATTACACTGAGGATAAGTTGAAAGAGAGTGTCAAGGGGAAAATGGAATTGGGTAGTGGCGTCCCATCGTTACCTGTTTTTCCAGTTACATTTTCTATTTGAtgttttgggggatttttttattttttatttatttatttattttttgctgcttTCCTTGGTTTCTGTCTCCATTACAACATCCTAACACTCTAATTGGTTTTATATGGGACAAACAGGAGATATTGCTTCTGGCAGGATGTGATTTTCTGTCCTGTTGATTGATGGattaatttttattgagcacAGTGTGCTACCAGCGGAACCAAAAATCCAAGATACAATCCCAGCTCTAGGAGTTCATGTTCTAATAAAAGTAAGAAACAACATATTCAGACatccctgtttctttttcttgtcagtATTCCCTTCTACTGAGACAACTACACAGATAATGTAGGACCCcaaaacatgctttaaaaaagGAGCTGACTGTACCAGACAGCTGGGTGGAGGCAGTGGTTTCATCTGAAGAGAGTTTCAGTCATCACATTGGCTGGGTGGCTGCTCAATGCTGGACCTTAAAAGAGTTAAacatttttccagatttttttggTTACATTCTTATGTCAAGTTAGATTAAACAAAGTTACAGTCTTGAACTGTGCAGTAGTTTAAACCCATACAGAAATCTCTTCACTAAAATACAACACAATACCATATAGCTCAATTTCACGAAGGGCTAATGATTTTATATAGTCATGTTAAGAATGTTTCATTGTCTCTTCATGTCTGTGATGTAAGGATCCATACgaccatttttttcataaattagcATCCCCCCCAAAGAAGTTTCCTTTCCCTGACTATTCTCTCTTAATCAAGCTCCGAAAAAGCCAGGAAACCCAGGTAATAGGTATTTTCCTATTTCCTCAGAGCAAATTTTCGTGCTCAGATGAAAACATTGTTTCATCTCTGGATCAGTTACAATATTTCTGAGCcaccatttcctcatctataagataAAAAATGTTGGAGATGATCATTTTAAGTTTCCTCCCAGCTCTGAACCACCCTGATACACAAATTTTCTTGTatgatttctgatttcatttgTAACCTTACTCATTTCCAATAGAAGCTGCATAGGAGCAAGGTCTATGTCCATCTTGTTCAGGTATACACCTAGCTCCTAGCACATGAAAGTAGGGCAGTAAATATAATGTGGATGAATAAATTATGTTCCAAGCGATGTGTGTTTTTGATGTGTATTTTTGCTGTAGCATGCCTCAAATCTTTCTATGGAAGAAAGCAGGGTCCATATGATAAATTCCTACCTTTTTTGGGATTTATTCTTACACCATATTTGAAATTCTTGCTTTTGCTCTGCCTGTGTGGCTATGGCTAAAATTCTGtcatctctttctcctcctttttcttttcgtGAACCCATTCTTTTACGAACTGTTTCATAAAAGGCCCCAACACACAGAACACAAGACTTCCCCTCAGGAAGTGGGAGCTTGAGCtgctgaggaagaaggaagcaggGTCCGGGCGCCCACTGAGGCCGGCTCAGGCAGAGTAGGTCTCTGCTGCCACCAACCTACCAGCGGACAGTCGATCTAACAACACATGGAAGGAACAACATTCCTTGTTCTCTAGGCTAAAAACGTGAACCCATTCCCCCATATAACGGGTCTAATTCTGAAGAACTGGGAAAAAGGAACCCACCACTACTCCAAAGGCTACCTAGACCCAGATCGTTGGCCACTGAGAGTCCCCAGCTGAGGGAAGAGTCAAAATACTTCCAATATGGTTAAATGTGCTGATTTTATTCTTTgctaaaaaatcagaaatttaggccaggcgtggtgcctcacgcctgtaatcccagcactttgggaggccaaggtgggcagatcgcgaggtcaagagatcaagaccatcctggctaatatggtgaaacctcgtctctactaaaaatacaaaacttagctgggtgtggtggcgtacacctgtagtcccagctacttgggaggctgaggcaggagaatcgcttgaacccggcaggcggaggttgcagtgagccgagattgcgccacNNNNNNNNNNNNNNNNNNNNNNNNNNNNNNNNNNNNNNNNNNNNNNNNNNNNNNNNNNNNNNNNNNNNNNNNNNNNNNNNNNNNNNNNNNNNNNNNNNNNccgtctaaaaaaaaaaaaaaaaaaaaaaaaaatcagagattttCTCTAAACGTAAGGCTTATCCAGAACACTGAGATTTTGTGTGTGATAGGTAAACAGTAGGAAGTTAAGGGGTGGAATTATGAGGAGGGTCGGGGAGGAGTGGGAAATGAAGATGGGAGAAGAGATTTACCTGTGGCACTGAGTTTCTCCCTCTAAATGTCAGCCTGCAGCGTGGGCCTTGTGGTGCATTTGATAGGCAATACTGCT
This genomic window from Piliocolobus tephrosceles isolate RC106 chromosome 6, ASM277652v3, whole genome shotgun sequence contains:
- the LOC111554632 gene encoding NEDD8-conjugating enzyme UBE2F-like isoform X2, whose amino-acid sequence is MVLGTGPASPVSGSPGDELLVKEVAELEANLPCTCKVHFPDPNKLHCFQLTVTPGEGYCQGGKFQFETEVPDAYNMVPPKVKCLTKIWHRTITETGEICLSLLREHSMDGTGWAPTRTLKDVVWGLNSLFTDLLNFDDPLNIVAAKHHLRDKEDFRNKVDDYIKRYAR
- the LOC111554632 gene encoding NEDD8-conjugating enzyme UBE2F-like isoform X3, translated to MLTLASKLKRDDGLKGSRTAATASDSTRRVSVRDELLVKEVGYCQGGKFQFETEVPDAYNMVPPKVKCLTKIWHRTITETGEICLSLLREHSMDGTGWAPTRTLKDVVWGLNSLFTDLLNFDDPLNIVAAKHHLRDKEDFRNKVDDYIKRYAR
- the LOC111554632 gene encoding NEDD8-conjugating enzyme UBE2F-like isoform X1, translated to MLTLASKLKRDDGLKGSRTAATASDSTRRVSVRDELLVKEVAELEANLPCTCKVHFPDPNKLHCFQLTVTPGEGYCQGGKFQFETEVPDAYNMVPPKVKCLTKIWHRTITETGEICLSLLREHSMDGTGWAPTRTLKDVVWGLNSLFTDLLNFDDPLNIVAAKHHLRDKEDFRNKVDDYIKRYAR